CATATCAGGCGGGATTAATTGGAAAAAATGCATGTGGCTCAGGATACGATTTCGATGTATTTATGCATCGCGGTGCAGGTGCATATATTTGTGGAGAGGAAACTGCTCTAATTGAATCACTTGAAGGCAAACAAGGAAAACCTCGACTAAAGCCCCCATTCCCAGCCGATGTTGGCGTTTTTGGATGTCCTACTACGGTAAACAACGTAGAAACAATTGCAGTTGCTCCCACTATCATGAGGCGTGGTGGTGCCTGGTTTGCAAGTTTTGGACGTACTCGTAATTCGGGCACaaaattgtttaacatttccgGACACGTAAACAAACCCTGCACAATAGAGGAAGAAATGTCAATCCCTCTTAAAGAATTAATTGAACGTCATGCTGGTGGTATTCGTGGTGGTTGGGATAATTTACTTGGTGTGATTCCTGGTGGCTCATCTACCCCCGTAATCCCAAAAAAAGTTTGCGATGATGTATTAATGGATTTTGATGGTTTGATTGCTGCTCAGACTTCGCTTGGAACAGCTGCCCTTATCGTTATGGATAAATCCACTGATATAATCAAGGCTATTGAACGTTTAACCGCGTTTTACCGCCATGAAAGCTGTGGTCAGTGCACACCATGCCGTGAAGGTATTATGTGGATGCATAAGATCATGAAGCGGTAGGTTGAAAACAAGctgtaaaactttatttttgtatataagaatataataaatttattgatttttagttTCGTTGCCGGTAATGGTCAGCCCGACGAGATAGATATGTTGTGGGAGATATCCAAACAGATTGAAGGGCACACAATCTGTGCTTTAGCCGATGGTGCAGCTTGGCCTGTGCAGGGCTTAATTCGGCATTTCCGACCTGAAATCGAAGAGCGGATGAAGAAATATGCAGTTAGAGCAACTAATTAAGCAACTCTTTAAAACACGATAACAAGTTAATAAGTGCTTATAAATGTTGTAGATTAATACCAGTTCTATATATTAttggtgaaaaataaatatattaatatttaatactgcTATATAAAGTTATTACGCTAatactatagaaataaaataagttacGCCAAGAAACCTGTTTAAGGttgaaatatttactatatcTACTCTATATATATTCAGATAATGCAAATTACGATACGAAAAGAACTTAAGAAACTAAAGTTCTCTATGAGTTTTTGGCATATTAACTTTGTTACAGCATACTTTCAACAACACTTCCTGCTTAGACCAGTCAAGATATTTACCATATTTACCGTTACCAAATAGAAGTTTTGTCAGGGTTTACCATGTTATAGGCATAAACTTAATTATCAGAGAAACGATACATGATTATGGAGGAAGATGTGGGatacattatatatactatatatttcaaatgatgaaagaaaataccaaaaagtaatattaagGTGTTTACTAAATAGTTTCGTCTGATGACAACAGCTGATCTTATTGAAATTTTTCGCAGCTAACTTCACACTTAACTGTTTCAccgttatatatttgaaaagctgATATAGTAAGTTTTTTCTgtcaaaattttggttttttatgtttcctaTACAATATGGAAGATCGAAATCAGCATCTTCAGCATGTTTTACTATGAaaaagataaattaaaatatttggttgATGTAAATCGTCGAATGGCAAAAGGTCAATGCCGATGCTGAATCTTTCATGAACAAACTTATTTAATAAACTAGTATAGTAACATAAGAtatacaaaaagaaataaaatcacaaaataagtaaaaagtaTTAATACGAAAGTGCGAATCAagatatgtactatatgtacatttgtttaaatttaattaatattcaaaatgaaacaatttgttattattatatatagatagaaaaaattagttattaacTTTTTCTCCAAGCACGTTGTTACTGTATAGCCTTTTCCCTTTAAAGACAAAGAGATGATGACAATAgatgaatttaattatttgtatctCGTGCTGTATAACTGCGATCAGCATTTTTGATGGATTGAATTTCCATCTGCCAATCAACAGAACGTCAGGCCACACATTACAATAGTGACTCGATAGAAGCTCCGGCAGCGAGTTCCGGAGACTTCGTTTTCGAACCCCTTATAGTTCGGGCCTGGCACCAagttcctgtctatggcgaatgatGTTGCTTGTGAAAAATTCGCCTCGAGAGAAACCAATAAAATTCGTCTTTTTTTGCTCGTTTTTTGCCAACGAGGCTTCCTATGAAAATATCTGTTGTCATACGAAACAGAATCGGATtattcaaatgaatgctaaataTAACCTCCAATTTAAAGCACAAATAAtagatttctttatactagCCTTCAGTCAAATATGAACAGTGTATTAGAAGGTGAACGGAAGAATCTTTaacgaaattaaaaagtaaaacacGCAACATCGATTTAGTGGATATGCGAAAAGTATAGGGAATCGgttaagaatcggccaaatatggccgatgcctaaactgatttttttgttcGATACAAAGCGATTAATCAttcaaattctataaaatatcttagCATTTCACgagaattaaagaaaataatgcgCGTTTCTTAGACACAGTAAAGAACCACCCTATTAGAGATATGCATTTCCACCCCCTATTCAGAAGGGAAAGCAAAAGTCGCggtagacatatgtatatataaatgtagatatgtatgtagtagcTTTTCCTTTGCGATGAGCTTTTGAACTCTCGTCGAGGGTAATGCTGCGAAATGCCATAGCAGTCTCAGCAAATAATACAAGCTTTGGCTTAGTCAGTCTTCCGCACAGTCCTTTTCTGTAACGTCCTGTATTAGAACAGATAATATACTCGAATATCCTTAGTTCTGTTTTGCAAAACGTTAAACCTTGAGtgaaacaaaaagaaagaaatgttctacgcttttataacaaatttgtaCATACACGTTTACTCCCTTTCTTAGTTCGCTGAaatgaatttatgaaatattaaataaaaagtttaaattatatactacatatacatatgtatgtgggaaCTCAGCAAAACTAgtgtaaatagaaaaaattctgTGCCTTTATATGTCTTTACTGAAACCTGCACTTCTTCTGGAGTTTTATACTTTAATTttactgcatatatgtatacaagaatgtacgtttttttaattgtatctGCTATATAGACATTTGATTTTGTCGAAAATCACGCAAGCAACGTATTGAACTGTGTAATGAACCGAAACAGTCAATTGAGTCCGGGACCCAGTGATTAACGAAAGACTTGGTGAGTTCGACAATTAACTTCGCTCCtctttattaatatacatatatgtacataatatacttttgtatattaaataagtatatatacagaagtaacgtttgtaaaatatatacgtaATACAAACATTAGagtctatttgtttttttttctttaacaatcagctgaatttcgatttttaataaGCATAATAGCGGTAAACCAACAAGTACTACATTTGTATAATTAATGTACTACATAAGCATTTCGCTTTTAGGCTTCTACTACATtgactatttatttatatttcaacttttttaaagtttcaactaATTGAAATCTGTAACACAATATTTATTCTAATCATTGTATTTTAGGTTCACTGTTCAGTGGTGTTCACGCTCAAATAGTTCTTTAATGTTGGACTTGTGAAATAAAACTCCTGCATTGCCACTTCTTCCTCCCAACTCTTGAAAAGCTGTAACTTAAGCTTATGTTCTCACTTTTATCCACACCAATTGAGATTATATCATAGACGGTACGATATGTTCTGCagtcaaaatttcttcaattccgcttttacatattcattttaTGCAGCCATAACCGCAGATTACTCAGGGCCCGTCCACCCATTTAGGCAAGTTAAGCCAGTGACCAGAGCGCAAGAATTTTAGGGCGATATTTTGGCAAATTgtctttacatattttattcatttgtttatttatttatttctttctttaattttttttatgtaaataacatatacattttaatttttagtaatacACAAAAATCACAATTCGTAAATGGTGCTACCATTGcttaaattattaacttttttattgtgctacaaattattaaatttttaaataattttgatacttaaataaagaataataatttttttggttaagcAAAATGATCCTAGAAGGGCCGGAAAATTTGACAATTGCCTAGGGCGGTAAGTTGTCTCGTGCCGGCCCTGAGATTACTGCTGTATCATTGGCTTAACCGATTTGTTGAATTcactctatatatgtattggactggtataaatatatgtgtgtatatgcatttaCTAATATGATTTCCCTAATATTAGCTATTTTCAATGGAGCGGGTTGGCAATCCATGGTCCACTTGCGCAAAGGCGCTGGATGTATACATATCGCATCGCTCGCCAAGCTCTGGACATCAACCAACACCTCTGCAGTTGCAAGGgcctggcagatgcaagttgccaggAGAGGTGGAATCttctaagcatttcctcctccattgtccagcttttggcATATATAATAGTCATATACCTTAGTTCTCTCTCTTTCTCGGTTTAAGACATTGACATTACacattacatttaatttaagtgGGTCACTAAAATAGGTGTGAAGtacataaatttcttaaatcaaTTAActcacaaaaaaagtaaaaagaaatagGTGCTATAATTAGTAACCAGTGCATCCACCATTATTTTTCATCACTGCTTCGATTCTCCTGGGCATAGATGAGATGAGTTTCCGTCAAGTTTCAATGGGTATATTGTACCATGCTCTTTGCACATTTTCCCACAATTGTGTTTTGTTGCTGCACTCCTGCTTTGAAACTTCTCTCTTGAGTTCATTCCAAAGGTTCTCAATCGGATTTAGGTCAGGGGATTGACTTGGCCACTCAATAACCTCCACTTTCTTTTCCCGGAACCAATCTTTCACCGCTTTAGAGGAATGCTTGGGGTCGTTATCTTGTTGAAACTTCCACACAAGAGGCATATGTTTTTCAGCATAAGGCAACATGACTTCCGACATTATATTTCGATAAACAAATCTGTCCATGGTATTTTCTATTCGATGAATTGGACCGACCCCGTACCACGAAAAGCATCCCCATAGCATTATATTTCCGCCGCCGTGTTTTACAGTCTTTTTACTGCGCACAGTCCTATTTGCGTCAtttccaaacaaatttatttttgtttcgtcGCTCCATAGAATGTTTCGCCATTTTCGTTCGCCTTCTGCTCCATGTCATGATGCATGCGAAAGAGCAAAGTCTTTCCTCTTTTTTAAATTCGCATTTCTCATGAGCGGAACTTTGCGAGCTATTCTGCCAGGAAGATTTGCATTCGCTAACCTCCTCCTAACGGTTCTACTGGAGATTATGTTCCCAATTTCTCCTGCAACTGTCCTAGACGACACAaaagggttttttttttaccatgGACAAAATGTAATTATCGGTCGTTAAAGAGGTTTTTTTGATACCCCCGCGGCGGTCTAACGATTTTGGAACTTTCAAAGCATTTGTTACGAAATTCTGGCAGCGTCCTAATGTTTCAGCAATAAATTTGTAAGTTTTTCCTTGCTTACGCATATTTTGGACCAGCTTCCTCTCCTCAATGCTGCAGTGGTTCGAACGTCCCATCTAAGACCACGCTAAATTGCTCGgtttgcaagtaaataattttttttgtttttgtaatacacTTATACAAGATAACTGTTTTAATTTGACAATTTAAATGCAACGCCTACTTATTCTATCgattatttgtattaatttgaaGTCAAATATCGAAATATCTGTAAATTCAGTTATATTTGAGCTCACACCTATTTCCATGTCCATATGTGTATGTTAGGGTGTTATTAGAAAAATCCATAAAGggtaattgaaaaatgtttagtGTACAAGCATTTTGAGTTTAGTGTGAAATTCTCTTATAGTTTTATTGAGATACTTCTTTCGCTAACCTATatccatattttatataagtttTTAAGTCAAGCAAAAACGTGGAAATCGTTATGATATTTACAATACAATGTGTACTGGTGCTACGAATTcaactattaatttaaaaaaatgtttaaaatgttaACCAAAAAAATGTGCGATTATGGCCCcaatatttattagaaacatTATTACTTGGCTTTAATGACGCGACAAGTATTTAGTTCCCTTAAACGGGGTATTTCCCTGCATTTTTCCCAGCCATTTATAAAAAGTAGTAGGTaggtaatattttgaaagttataGAGGAATTGCAGAGATGTGGTTCTGTGgggtgtattttttattattatagcaATACTCATATGTGTTAATTGTTCAGCAGAACGAATCGTTGTGAATCAATTAGCAACGATTCATTTGGCACATCACCGAGCACATTAGCGTGTTGTCTGTAGAGGTAGAGGTGTTGTGTGTTTTTCACATGCATCCCATTATGTCAACTGGAAACGTAAAAGCtcagtacatacatacttacatatatacaccttatatatatgaatatgtaatatttcactttttaggATTTagctttttgtttgtatttatccTAATGATGGAGTTGATTGGTCGCACTTCCCATCCTATCCTTTCAGTAACACCCAAGttttaaagaaatgaaaattacaaTACGTTCTCCGTATAAATTTTTTGGACcttgaaaattggaattttttgggTCAATTGAAAATGTATTAGCTCATGACGTCATGAGTGAAATAAAAGAATGACtataaagtttgacattttcttTGTCATAATATATTGTAATCTTATACTCTATCGTTCTTAGTGTACGTCTTGATCTTTTCCGTAAATTAATTTCAGCGAAAAACTCTGCATGTGCCTACCCAAGGGGTGACGATTCAAATTCTCACTCAGTTATGTCGGCAGTTAGAATTTGATATAATGTTTCCGCCCAGTGTCCTTTACACTTCCTAATTTCTGAGtggacgtacatatgtatatcgacaGTTAATTTAATTGTAAGCATTGTTGATATAAGAAACTTTTTATCAGTAagctcaaaatttttaatattaaataataataaaatttagtaatacCACCAATAGTTTGAAATGAAGTATATTTTGTTcaccataacaacaacacttgaaatataaaatagcgATGTTGTATGACGATTTTATTTAGTAtacttggaggatgggatcatgtgtagaagttcacgcaagtgaggaaagtttttgattgtcactcacttgggagtggccagaaacgattcttctccacatggttcaagcagctcacgacttccggttttagaccaagtatcctctgggtagccaacagacatccgtttgaaggcgagctaaagtgagaaggcgaagcccgcttatgcggttgtgcgtagggcttgggacccaccacataaaaacaccccccaatgaaaaatctacgaaagcctcggatgagacaccccccttttgatgacgacccctgcaaacgttttaaggacaatgatataagggcatgcacctggaatgtccggacccttaattgggaaggtgcctctgcccagctggttgatgtcctcatacgactcaaggctgacatcaccgccatccaagaagtgcgatggacgggacaaggacggaagaaggtgggtccttgtgacatctactacagcggccatataaaggagcgcaaatttggtgttggatttgtggtgggagagagactccgtcgcagagtcctggcattcaccccggtggatgaacgtctagccacaatccgcatcaaagcgaggttcttcaacatatcgctgatttgcgcccacgccccaacggaagagaaggacgatgtgaccaaagatgctttctatgagcgcctagaacgcacctatgagcgctgcccccgccacgatgtaaaagtcgtgcttggtgattttaacgccagggtgggtaaagaaggtgtctttggcacaacagtcggaaaattcagcctccatgacgaaacatcgccaaacggcctgaggctgatcgacttcgctggggcccgaaatatggtcgtctgtagtaccagactccagcataagaaaatacatcaagctacttggctgtctcctgatcgaaacacgcggaaccaaatcgatcacgttgtgatagacggaagacatttctcctgtgttttagacgtgcgtacgctccgaggaccaaatatagactcggaccattatctggtcgcagcgaagatacgcacccgcctctgtgcagcaaagaatgcccgtcaacaaacacaaggaaggttcgacgtcgaaaagctgcaatcgcaacagacagccacgaaatactctactcgacttgcactcctgctctctgagagcactcatcagcatctcggtataagggaactgtggaacggcatctcaaactcactgcgtaccgctgcagccgaaacaattggttttcggcaacgacaaaaaacaagctggtacgatgaggagtgccgtctcgcagcggagagaaaacagactgcctacctcgcaacattgcaaacgaccacaacacgtgcgggatgggatagataccgagagctgaagagggaagcgagacgcatttgtagacaaaaaaagaaagaggccgaaatgcgtgagtacgaagagcttgagaagctggcagacagagggaatgctcgaaaattttatgaaaaaatgaagcgacttaacgaaggtttcaagaccggagcatcctcatgtagagaccaaggtggtaatctggtaaccgatgtccagggcatactgggattatg
This portion of the Zeugodacus cucurbitae isolate PBARC_wt_2022May chromosome 3, idZeuCucr1.2, whole genome shotgun sequence genome encodes:
- the LOC105219533 gene encoding NADH dehydrogenase [ubiquinone] flavoprotein 1, mitochondrial — encoded protein: MAGALVRINFLQRPPFACASLPAVAQRRLQGTAAPPPGTPPPQTKTKFGPLADQDRIFTNLYGRHDWRLKGALKRGDWYKTKEILLKGTDWIINELKTSGLRGRGGAGFPSGMKWSFMNKPSDGRPKYLVVNADEGEPGTCKDREIMRHDPHKLVEGCLVAGRAMGARAAYIYIRGEFYNEASNMQLAIAEAYQAGLIGKNACGSGYDFDVFMHRGAGAYICGEETALIESLEGKQGKPRLKPPFPADVGVFGCPTTVNNVETIAVAPTIMRRGGAWFASFGRTRNSGTKLFNISGHVNKPCTIEEEMSIPLKELIERHAGGIRGGWDNLLGVIPGGSSTPVIPKKVCDDVLMDFDGLIAAQTSLGTAALIVMDKSTDIIKAIERLTAFYRHESCGQCTPCREGIMWMHKIMKRFVAGNGQPDEIDMLWEISKQIEGHTICALADGAAWPVQGLIRHFRPEIEERMKKYAVRATN